Part of the Paenibacillus sp. FSL R7-0273 genome is shown below.
AACGCTGCTGGAGAAGCCTGCTTTCAAAGGGCTGGTCCGTTCGCGGCGCTGCATCATTCCAGTAGACGGCTTTTATGAATGGAAGCAGCTGCCGGACGGCAAGCAGCCGATGCGGATTACGCTGCGGGACCGCGGTATTTTTTCACTGGCAGGATTATATGATATGCGGATTGATGCTGCCGGCAACCGGCTGAGCACCTGCACCATTATAACCACCGGAGCAAACAGCCTGATGGCTGACATTCACAGCAGAATGCCGGTTATCCTTGCGCCTGAGGCTGAAGCAGAGTGGCTTGACCGCAGCAATGAGGATATCCCTTCCCTGCTCCGGCTGCTTAAGCCTTATGATGCCGCTCAAATGACTGCTTATCCCGTATCTGCAGCGGTCGGGAATGTGCGCAATGATTATCCGGAGCTTGTTAAGCAAGCTTGAGCACAACGGGAAGCAGCATATTTTTCCAGACATTGCTCTTCTGTAGAGATTCCATTTTTACGCATTATGCACTACACTACATAGATACCATTTATGACTTACTGGTCATGCCGAGGCGGATGGTCTTTCAACAGAAACATTACAACTTTGTCAAATATCATTTTTCGCGAGTAAACAGCAGAGCGTTGGTTTAATAAAACTCATAGTATTTTTTCAAACAGCTTATAGTAAGGAGACCTGATTTTGCAAAATTCAAAACTTCAACAGGCGATCGCTGAAGGGGCTCTGCTAGAGATCCATCTGATCAGCGGCGAAACCTATAAAGGCACAGGCGAAAAGAATCATACGGCAAATTCCTTCGAGTTCAAAACCGACGCAGGCTTGTTAACACTGCCTTTTTGGACCATTAAACGCTACAAAAGATTATAATTGTGCATCCCTCCAGCCCTATTCCCCACTTACACTCTCATCTATTTATGACCTCCTCCTGCGCTTTAACGGACAAAAAAATACCCCGCCGCAACCGGCAGGGCTTCAAGAGGGACATGAACGAACGTTACATACTTTTTGGGGATACTCATAGTCTAACAGCACTTTGTTTCCGGAATGTCACCTACAGGTAAGAAGACAGTAAACTTCCTGGTGCGGGGACTCCGGGTATCAGGTCCTGCAATATCTAAGCCGAACCGCCATCCTTCTTTTTGTGCCGCTTTGCCTGCGCCAGTGTCGTCCCCTCCGGGAAGGACCAGAGCGGGCTTTTTGAGATGCCGATTTGCTGTGAGGTGTAAATTCCGGTATGTCCTGAGAATAAATAGCTCACAAGACAGGCAATAAAGAAATAAACCGCCCCGTCTCCCCCAAATAGCTCAATCCCCATCAAAAAGCAGGCAATTGGCGTATTGGCGGCACCGCAGAACACGGCGATGAACCCGAGCGCGGCCAGAAAAGGGCCATATAAATGCAGCAGCCCCGACAACGAATGCCCCAATGTCGCACCGATCGCAAATAATGGAGTAACCTCCCCGCCCTGAAAGCCGGCTCCAAGCGTCAGCGCTGTGAATACGAGCTTGCCCAGAAAAGCAAACGGCGTGACCTCTCCGGTAAATGAAGCCTCAATCAGCGGCAGCCCCAGCCCAAGATAATCCCGGGTTCCCAGCACATACACCAGAATAATGATTACCACACCTCCGGCAGCGCTTTTGAGCACAGGATTACGGAACAGGCGGGTGTACCCCTTTTTCAATGCATGAGTCAGCTCACTGAACAGCACGCCTGCCAGCCCGAACAGGACAGAAGCCAGCACCACCTTAAGCAGCACCGGCACAGAAAGCGCTGGAATCTCGCCGATCGGATAATGCAGATGGGTTACGCCCCACAGTGAGGCTGCAGTGAGATTGCCGGTAAAGCTGGCAATAAACGCGGGGATAAGCGCCTCCTGGCTGATCAGCCCGATCGCAAGCACCTCCAGGCCAAACACCGTTCCTGCCAAAGGTGTCCCGAAAATCGAGCCAAACCCGCCGCTGATCCCGCAAATGAGCAAAATCCTCCGGTCAGCAGGCTTCACCCTGAGCATTCTGCCAAACCACTCAGCCAGACTCCCGCCCATTTGCACTGCAGTCCCCTCCCGCCCGGCTGAGCCGCCGAACAGATGAGTGATCAGTGTTCCGAATAATACAAGCGGAGCCATTCTCAGCGGTACGGTCTCACTGGCATTATGGACCTGCTCCAG
Proteins encoded:
- a CDS encoding voltage-gated chloride channel family protein produces the protein MAPWRQRWSDSTEKWWFAAALGTLLKWIVLGSGVGVLAGTASAFFLKSLDYVTGVRAANPWLLFLLPLGGALVSYLYSRYGGSSAKGNNLILEQVHNASETVPLRMAPLVLFGTLITHLFGGSAGREGTAVQMGGSLAEWFGRMLRVKPADRRILLICGISGGFGSIFGTPLAGTVFGLEVLAIGLISQEALIPAFIASFTGNLTAASLWGVTHLHYPIGEIPALSVPVLLKVVLASVLFGLAGVLFSELTHALKKGYTRLFRNPVLKSAAGGVVIIILVYVLGTRDYLGLGLPLIEASFTGEVTPFAFLGKLVFTALTLGAGFQGGEVTPLFAIGATLGHSLSGLLHLYGPFLAALGFIAVFCGAANTPIACFLMGIELFGGDGAVYFFIACLVSYLFSGHTGIYTSQQIGISKSPLWSFPEGTTLAQAKRHKKKDGGSA
- a CDS encoding SOS response-associated peptidase, coding for MCGRYTITVTLDELMLRYFIEGTPLVNYTPKYNAAPVQQIPAVIHDGSRNRLGELRWGLVPSWAKDERIGSKMINARAETLLEKPAFKGLVRSRRCIIPVDGFYEWKQLPDGKQPMRITLRDRGIFSLAGLYDMRIDAAGNRLSTCTIITTGANSLMADIHSRMPVILAPEAEAEWLDRSNEDIPSLLRLLKPYDAAQMTAYPVSAAVGNVRNDYPELVKQA